In a single window of the Niabella ginsenosidivorans genome:
- a CDS encoding TonB-dependent receptor: MARVLVKFFLFSLFLSVLFPAKAQQTGYTLSLIIRDRTSGLPLPSTGLTVNARQYAADDSGRIVLHLPSLKSFHARFSLIGYNRLDVHFFPKNTIEADTVYLTPGEGTLEQVTVTGYKVTNGVNAIAPATVLTEQDLDKMRGANLANLLQTIPGVNMLQTGNTIAKPVVGGLYGNRVLVINNGVRQEGQQWGIEHAPEVDPNIAQHITVIKGADAVRYGAEALGGVILLDPAALPFNDPALHGEVNINGVSNGRGGSGSAMLNSSFKKTPRLAWRVQGSYVKLGDYRTKNYFLENTGTEQKNFSGALGYQGTHFGGQVFYSQFQTSLGISLASDIGSIDDLKARMQSTGPFEEGSFSYKYSAPYQTVLHRLLKAGIYYNTYDGSRFEVNYNLQIDHRQEYDRRRGDRSTLPINDWILHTNTLEGTWQKTFAEKWHTTAGINLRGQSNYNDTITLSNPFIPNYSANSAGVFGIERLTLNDKIDLEAGARYDYQQFNASSRRFLYQYYDSLGNIIPPEQLGNYNGYTTLRGAYHEYGGDRHFGSFSFIAGGLWKINNLWDLRSNLGLAWRTPNPEELYAYGLNQGANKYEYGDSTLSSEHGYKWITTLTKSGARFSFYTNLYFQYIQNYIFLNPAGSFTKTVTGYYPIFRFGQTNAFFKGLDFDGKYNFGNDGKQFQYELKAALIRAYDHTKEAYLPAIPADRYTNSLQWNIPSSKKTTDNFLQVNYMYVTRQTRYEPNSDYSLPPGPYGLWGLDAGTKFLLGNGSRSLTIDLAVENLFNKAYRDYLDSWRYYTDEIGRNIQLHAIFRF; the protein is encoded by the coding sequence ATGGCAAGGGTATTGGTGAAATTCTTTTTATTCAGTCTGTTTTTATCCGTTCTTTTCCCCGCAAAAGCACAGCAAACAGGGTACACCCTTTCTCTTATTATAAGAGACAGGACATCCGGTTTGCCATTGCCGTCTACCGGGCTAACAGTTAATGCCAGGCAATATGCTGCGGATGACAGTGGGAGGATTGTGCTGCATCTGCCTTCGTTAAAAAGTTTTCATGCAAGGTTTTCATTGATAGGATACAATAGGCTGGATGTTCATTTTTTCCCAAAAAATACGATTGAGGCTGATACGGTTTATCTTACACCAGGCGAAGGCACCTTAGAGCAGGTAACCGTAACGGGATATAAAGTAACCAATGGTGTAAATGCCATTGCCCCCGCCACTGTATTAACAGAACAGGACCTGGATAAAATGCGCGGCGCCAACCTTGCCAACCTGCTGCAAACGATTCCGGGGGTGAACATGCTGCAAACAGGTAACACCATTGCAAAGCCCGTAGTAGGTGGCTTGTACGGCAACCGGGTACTGGTCATCAATAATGGCGTCCGGCAGGAAGGGCAGCAATGGGGCATAGAACATGCGCCGGAAGTAGACCCCAATATTGCGCAGCATATTACAGTAATTAAAGGAGCAGATGCAGTGCGCTACGGGGCAGAAGCATTGGGAGGCGTCATACTGTTGGATCCCGCAGCATTGCCTTTCAATGACCCCGCATTGCACGGGGAAGTAAATATAAATGGCGTTTCTAACGGCCGGGGTGGTTCAGGCTCGGCAATGCTGAACAGCAGTTTTAAAAAAACGCCCCGGCTTGCCTGGCGCGTTCAGGGCTCTTATGTAAAGCTGGGTGATTATCGTACAAAAAATTATTTCCTGGAAAATACCGGAACGGAACAAAAGAACTTCTCCGGTGCGCTGGGGTACCAGGGAACCCATTTCGGCGGGCAGGTGTTTTACAGCCAGTTCCAGACAAGCCTCGGTATCTCGCTCGCGTCTGATATTGGGAGCATTGATGATCTGAAGGCCCGCATGCAATCAACAGGCCCTTTTGAAGAAGGCAGCTTTTCCTATAAATACAGTGCGCCCTACCAAACCGTGCTGCACCGGTTATTAAAAGCCGGTATTTATTATAATACCTATGACGGCAGCCGGTTTGAGGTCAATTACAATTTACAGATTGACCACCGGCAGGAGTATGACCGGCGGCGCGGCGACAGAAGCACCCTGCCCATTAATGACTGGATATTGCATACCAATACACTGGAAGGTACCTGGCAAAAAACCTTTGCGGAAAAATGGCATACCACGGCAGGCATTAACCTGAGGGGGCAAAGCAATTATAACGATACCATTACGCTCTCCAACCCGTTTATACCCAATTACAGTGCTAACTCTGCAGGCGTCTTTGGTATAGAACGGCTTACTTTAAATGATAAGATAGACCTGGAAGCGGGCGCAAGGTACGACTACCAGCAATTTAACGCTTCTTCACGGCGTTTCCTGTATCAGTATTATGACAGTCTGGGGAATATAATACCGCCTGAACAGTTGGGGAATTATAATGGGTATACTACGCTCAGGGGTGCTTATCACGAATATGGAGGAGACAGGCATTTTGGCAGCTTTTCCTTTATTGCAGGCGGCTTATGGAAGATAAATAACCTGTGGGACCTGCGCTCTAACCTGGGCCTGGCATGGCGTACGCCCAATCCGGAAGAATTGTATGCCTATGGGCTGAACCAGGGCGCCAATAAATATGAATACGGCGACAGCACGCTGAGCAGCGAGCATGGTTATAAATGGATCACAACGCTTACAAAATCAGGCGCCCGGTTTTCATTTTACACCAATCTCTATTTTCAGTATATACAGAATTATATCTTCCTGAACCCGGCCGGCTCCTTTACAAAAACGGTCACGGGCTACTACCCTATTTTCCGGTTCGGGCAAACGAATGCTTTTTTTAAAGGATTGGATTTTGACGGCAAATACAATTTTGGCAATGATGGCAAACAGTTCCAGTACGAATTAAAAGCAGCTTTGATACGGGCTTACGACCATACCAAAGAGGCTTACCTGCCCGCTATCCCGGCAGACAGGTATACCAACAGCCTGCAATGGAACATTCCTTCATCCAAAAAAACGACAGATAATTTCTTACAGGTGAATTATATGTATGTAACGCGGCAAACGCGCTACGAGCCCAACAGCGATTATTCACTTCCGCCCGGGCCTTACGGCTTATGGGGGCTGGACGCCGGAACTAAATTCCTGCTGGGCAACGGAAGCAGATCACTGACCATTGACCTGGCGGTAGAGAACCTGTTCAACAAAGCTTACCGCGACTACCTGGACAGCTGGAGATATTACACGGATGAGATCGGCAGGAACATACAGTTGCATGCCATTTTCAGATTCTGA
- a CDS encoding FecR family protein has product MKIPDDIIADFFAGKCSKEQEEEVLSYFENNREALNNYLQPDDLPAGQSGGSLIDSATSGKLLARIHSRLQKSAARKRALKGGILSFLILAGIAGWLVFSLKKQNTGIDSAAVVNIEPQTMQQANSSGKPEQLQLPDHTAIILYNNSCITYINNSGLKERQVFIEGEADFKVAGDTARPFVVWAGNIATKALGTRFKIKAEKEKVTVRLYEGKVVVWNKDQVNPPQYFLTPNRQIVFKTNQNRFTVSLLQPAKQESSRPRQPEKQQAALKGTISFKNVPLKEAFDKIADVFDVRITYTAKDLEAIHIIADYSRQESVEKLLQNIAQINNLKLVKISDKDYQVSRK; this is encoded by the coding sequence ATGAAGATCCCTGACGATATAATTGCAGATTTCTTTGCCGGAAAGTGTTCAAAAGAGCAGGAGGAAGAAGTTTTATCCTACTTTGAAAATAACAGGGAGGCATTAAATAACTACCTGCAGCCCGATGATCTGCCCGCCGGGCAGTCCGGCGGTTCGTTAATAGACAGCGCTACTTCCGGGAAACTGCTTGCCCGGATACATAGTCGGCTTCAAAAGAGCGCAGCCAGGAAACGGGCACTAAAAGGTGGCATCCTTTCTTTCTTAATTCTTGCAGGCATAGCAGGCTGGCTGGTGTTTTCTTTAAAAAAACAAAACACCGGAATCGACTCCGCCGCTGTTGTTAACATTGAACCGCAAACAATGCAGCAGGCCAACAGTTCCGGTAAGCCGGAACAGCTTCAATTGCCGGATCATACAGCCATAATCCTTTACAATAACAGCTGCATTACATACATAAACAATTCCGGCTTAAAAGAACGGCAGGTCTTTATTGAAGGAGAGGCAGACTTTAAAGTGGCCGGAGATACCGCAAGGCCATTTGTTGTTTGGGCCGGCAATATAGCCACAAAAGCGCTGGGCACCCGGTTTAAAATAAAAGCAGAAAAAGAAAAGGTTACGGTACGGTTGTATGAAGGAAAAGTGGTGGTATGGAATAAAGATCAGGTCAATCCGCCGCAGTATTTTTTGACGCCCAACCGCCAGATCGTATTTAAGACCAATCAAAACAGGTTTACAGTATCCCTGTTGCAGCCGGCAAAACAGGAATCTTCCAGGCCGCGGCAGCCGGAGAAGCAACAGGCAGCACTAAAAGGAACCATCTCCTTTAAAAACGTGCCTCTCAAAGAGGCTTTTGATAAAATTGCAGACGTTTTTGATGTACGCATCACCTATACAGCAAAGGATCTGGAAGCGATTCATATAATAGCAGATTACTCCCGGCAGGAGTCTGTAGAGAAATTGCTGCAGAATATTGCCCAGATCAATAACCTGAAGCTGGTAAAAATTTCTGACAAAGATTACCAGGTATCCCGGAAATAA
- a CDS encoding SusC/RagA family TonB-linked outer membrane protein has product MKRKLIKTCLLCMLGCCLFSIAGTSQALVSVNGMVTNAEGEPLDGVTVKAHNTVNTKYAYSTVTDSSGAFSFSGINPEGKYRFTFTHIGYEERTITGYTLARQGNTSIMVKLTKDSTSLQDVVITGYTSYSRQNSTNAATVVTADKINNVPALTLDQILQGRVPGMSVISSSGQPGQSAAVVIRGIGSINGSSMPLYVLDGVPIEGNYLQTLNAEDIEKVTVLKDASAKALYGSRGSNGVIVITTKKGKAGKINVQYNSQYGFSNFTSPRFTMMNTAQRLQFEEEIGADYGRNLGPGWTYSPQNPDYISGTQAFRDRADHILDSLKKVNIDWRDFFFQKGKFIEQQVGLSGGNEKVRFYNSLNYYSQQGIAKRTGLDRFTLRSNVDFKDKKLSGGLNVAIGYSKSSFTEGEGSTSAGTAMSAVYYALPYEYPYAPDGTLVHPGNESSYFILDQREGSQALERLLNSSDKTDQLKTIIGANLNYDLLPVLKLFTRAGIDYRNSTDQRYINPDSYYGSRNNSNTVGGKGRLDEGTRRNFSLVSTSGITYKNTFNQVHEIEASGIYEYIYNNYNSFGFTGFGLDGRLPETPAGVTNGNPDFMPVVSGGKTKSALASFMSILRYTFNDRYTFTGSYRYDGSTRVAPKNKWHGFYSFGANWAVKNEAFLKESDLIQDLRIRTSYGITASPIGNDFEYLPTYSTATSYGGVAGIRPLNPGNPDYDWEYVNEFNAGFDIALLRSNRIRLTADFYNRKTFNMFFDQPLSATSGFSTLPLSTGKMQNRGIEFALSGDVIKNKDLVWSLFVNAAYNKNKILHLTPLADELLDGDTRIFKVGYPYGTYYAPQWAGVNPQTGEARYYNLDGTITTTYNAAEQSTTRSGSLYPKFTGGFGTSVSWKGISLSSLFSFVDDVMRWNNEDFYNENQRYATSNQSVRMLYDRWKKPGDNAILQRFDIPRNFTSKDIQDASFLRLRNIVLSYTLPKQLLAPTKFFTDVKVFVQAENLYTWTSWRGLDPENNSVYGRFQYPNARTYTFGLNMNL; this is encoded by the coding sequence ATGAAAAGAAAATTGATTAAAACCTGCTTACTGTGTATGCTGGGCTGCTGCTTATTTTCCATTGCCGGAACAAGTCAGGCGCTTGTTTCTGTTAACGGTATGGTTACCAATGCTGAAGGGGAGCCCCTGGATGGGGTAACAGTAAAAGCCCATAATACGGTCAATACAAAATATGCTTACAGCACAGTAACGGATAGTTCCGGAGCCTTTTCATTTTCCGGTATTAACCCCGAAGGCAAATACAGGTTTACGTTCACCCATATCGGTTATGAGGAGCGTACCATTACAGGTTATACGCTGGCCCGGCAGGGTAATACCTCAATAATGGTAAAGCTTACGAAAGATTCAACCTCTTTACAGGATGTGGTCATTACAGGTTATACCAGTTATTCCAGGCAAAACTCCACGAATGCAGCCACGGTTGTTACAGCTGATAAGATCAATAATGTTCCGGCGCTCACGCTGGATCAGATATTGCAGGGGCGGGTACCGGGCATGAGCGTTATATCTTCCTCCGGCCAGCCGGGTCAGTCAGCTGCAGTGGTGATACGCGGCATCGGCAGTATTAATGGTTCTTCAATGCCTTTATATGTGCTGGATGGTGTTCCTATTGAAGGTAATTATCTCCAGACCCTCAATGCGGAGGATATAGAAAAGGTTACGGTATTAAAAGATGCTTCTGCAAAAGCGCTTTATGGATCAAGGGGCTCAAACGGTGTAATTGTTATTACCACTAAAAAGGGTAAGGCAGGAAAAATAAACGTGCAGTACAATTCCCAATACGGTTTTTCCAACTTTACCAGCCCCCGCTTTACCATGATGAATACAGCGCAGCGGCTTCAGTTTGAAGAGGAGATAGGAGCAGACTATGGCAGAAACCTGGGGCCCGGCTGGACCTATTCCCCCCAAAACCCCGACTATATTTCCGGTACGCAGGCCTTCAGGGACAGGGCAGATCATATCCTGGATAGTTTGAAAAAAGTAAATATAGACTGGCGGGATTTCTTTTTTCAAAAAGGAAAATTTATTGAACAGCAGGTAGGGCTCAGCGGGGGCAATGAAAAGGTGCGGTTCTATAATTCTTTAAATTACTACAGTCAGCAGGGTATAGCAAAACGAACAGGCTTGGACCGGTTTACGCTGCGGAGCAATGTTGATTTTAAAGACAAAAAATTATCAGGCGGCTTAAATGTGGCCATCGGCTACTCCAAATCGTCCTTTACGGAAGGAGAAGGCTCTACAAGCGCCGGCACAGCAATGTCTGCTGTTTATTATGCGCTTCCTTATGAATACCCTTACGCGCCGGATGGTACCTTGGTGCACCCCGGCAATGAGTCTTCTTATTTTATACTCGATCAGCGGGAGGGAAGCCAGGCATTGGAGCGGCTGCTCAACTCTTCCGACAAAACAGACCAGTTGAAAACGATTATAGGCGCCAATCTTAACTATGACCTCCTGCCGGTCTTAAAATTATTTACGCGGGCCGGTATTGATTACCGGAACTCAACTGATCAACGTTACATTAATCCGGACTCTTACTATGGTTCAAGAAACAATTCAAACACAGTAGGAGGCAAGGGGAGACTGGATGAAGGCACCAGGAGGAATTTTAGTTTAGTGTCCACTTCCGGTATCACCTATAAAAATACCTTTAATCAGGTGCATGAAATTGAGGCCTCCGGTATTTACGAATACATCTATAATAACTATAACAGCTTTGGATTTACCGGTTTTGGCCTGGATGGCCGTCTGCCTGAAACGCCGGCAGGTGTAACAAACGGAAACCCTGATTTTATGCCAGTGGTAAGCGGTGGTAAAACGAAAAGCGCATTAGCCTCTTTTATGAGCATCTTACGTTATACGTTTAATGACAGGTATACGTTTACAGGCAGCTACCGGTATGACGGGTCTACAAGAGTAGCGCCCAAAAACAAATGGCATGGCTTTTATTCGTTTGGTGCCAACTGGGCAGTAAAGAACGAAGCCTTCCTCAAAGAATCGGATCTTATACAGGATTTAAGGATCCGTACCAGCTACGGTATTACCGCCAGCCCCATCGGCAATGATTTTGAATACCTCCCAACTTACTCTACTGCTACTTCTTATGGCGGCGTTGCGGGGATCAGGCCTTTAAACCCCGGAAATCCTGATTATGACTGGGAGTATGTAAATGAGTTCAATGCGGGTTTTGATATAGCCCTGTTAAGATCAAACCGGATAAGGTTAACAGCCGATTTTTATAACCGCAAAACATTCAATATGTTTTTTGATCAGCCCCTGTCGGCCACCTCCGGTTTTTCAACATTGCCGTTAAGCACCGGGAAAATGCAGAACAGGGGTATTGAATTTGCGTTAAGCGGGGATGTGATAAAGAACAAAGACCTGGTATGGAGCCTTTTTGTAAACGCCGCCTATAATAAAAATAAAATACTGCACCTTACCCCGCTTGCAGATGAGCTGTTAGATGGGGATACAAGGATCTTTAAAGTGGGATATCCTTATGGAACCTATTATGCCCCGCAATGGGCAGGCGTTAACCCTCAAACCGGTGAAGCCCGGTATTATAATCTTGACGGGACCATTACCACCACCTATAATGCAGCAGAGCAAAGCACTACCAGATCCGGCAGTTTATATCCAAAGTTTACAGGTGGGTTTGGCACTTCGGTTTCCTGGAAAGGCATTAGCCTGAGCAGCCTGTTTTCGTTTGTTGATGATGTGATGCGATGGAACAATGAAGATTTTTATAACGAGAACCAGCGCTATGCAACCAGCAACCAATCCGTACGCATGCTGTACGACCGCTGGAAAAAGCCTGGCGATAATGCCATCCTGCAACGGTTTGATATTCCAAGAAATTTTACATCCAAAGATATTCAGGATGCTTCCTTTTTAAGATTAAGAAATATAGTGCTGTCCTACACGCTGCCCAAACAGCTGCTGGCACCCACAAAATTCTTTACGGATGTGAAAGTGTTTGTACAGGCTGAAAATTTATATACCTGGACCTCCTGGAGAGGGCTGGACCCTGAAAACAACAGTGTTTACGGACGCTTCCAGTATCCTAATGCACGTACTTACACTTTTGGATTAAACATGAACCTTTAA
- a CDS encoding RNA polymerase sigma factor: MHNPEAIFNTVYYEYHAEVYDFVQKKVGCSYLAEEVVQLTFIKFWNNRKKIPEHIELRTQVFQIAKTVLIDQLRKKYSKKNSVYRAPQADRAYEPVNHDVANKVNFNDTRARIEKLLNTLPPVRKKVFELSRFDELSHKEISNLLNISIKTVESHITHALKHIKLYWYMVLLLALSVCL, translated from the coding sequence ATGCATAACCCCGAAGCAATTTTTAATACTGTTTATTATGAATATCATGCTGAAGTATATGATTTCGTGCAGAAGAAGGTAGGCTGTAGTTACCTTGCTGAGGAAGTTGTACAGCTGACCTTTATAAAATTCTGGAACAACCGGAAAAAAATACCGGAACATATTGAGCTGCGTACACAGGTTTTTCAGATTGCCAAAACAGTGCTGATCGACCAGTTGCGGAAAAAATACAGCAAAAAGAATTCCGTTTACCGGGCGCCTCAGGCAGACAGGGCTTACGAGCCCGTAAATCATGATGTTGCCAATAAAGTAAATTTTAACGATACGAGGGCAAGGATTGAAAAACTGCTTAACACGTTACCACCCGTACGGAAAAAGGTTTTTGAGCTCAGCCGCTTTGACGAATTATCGCACAAAGAGATCTCAAACCTGCTCAATATCAGTATAAAAACAGTAGAAAGCCATATTACCCATGCATTAAAGCATATTAAACTGTACTGGTATATGGTATTACTACTGGCTTTATCCGTTTGCTTATAA
- a CDS encoding cyanophycinase: protein MMKHLFPFIIILTCWHTLACGKDSSTGSPNPPPAGGGAQTPQRPGSLGLVGDTADVIKSTGGGMVLMGGGTDVDAAFKWMIDRSGGGDVVIIRASGTDAYNPYVYKLGAVNSVETLLINSRELADNDAIARIIRNAEMLFIAGGDQSKYREYWKGTKTEAAINYLLNEKKTPVGGTSAGCAILGNLYYSGETGGVTSEEALNNPYNVNITLYNSDFIQSGQLKNVITDQHFLTRSREGRTMTFLGRIMKDWSVAAKGIAVDERTAVCIDKEGTAKIFGSSKAYFLLTDSSKKPEQFQVGQKVTWSDNEKAVRVYEITGSNSGAGSVNTVSFDVDSFSGGTWYYWYIANGVLFKKQL from the coding sequence ATGATGAAGCATTTATTTCCTTTTATAATAATACTTACCTGCTGGCATACGCTGGCCTGCGGTAAAGACAGTAGTACCGGCAGCCCAAATCCTCCGCCAGCCGGAGGTGGCGCACAAACGCCCCAAAGACCCGGGTCCTTGGGGCTGGTAGGGGATACAGCGGATGTAATAAAAAGTACGGGGGGCGGCATGGTGCTGATGGGCGGTGGTACAGATGTAGACGCAGCTTTTAAATGGATGATTGACAGAAGCGGCGGCGGCGATGTAGTGATCATCCGCGCGTCCGGAACAGATGCCTATAATCCTTATGTGTACAAGCTGGGCGCTGTTAACTCTGTTGAAACCTTATTGATCAACAGCCGGGAACTGGCTGACAATGATGCCATAGCGCGCATCATCAGGAATGCGGAAATGCTTTTTATTGCCGGTGGAGATCAGTCAAAATACCGGGAATACTGGAAGGGTACCAAAACCGAAGCAGCGATCAACTATCTGTTAAATGAAAAAAAAACGCCTGTGGGAGGAACCTCCGCAGGCTGTGCCATACTGGGCAACCTGTATTACAGCGGGGAAACAGGCGGGGTAACTTCAGAGGAAGCATTAAATAATCCGTATAATGTAAATATTACGTTATACAATTCTGATTTTATTCAATCGGGCCAGTTGAAAAATGTGATTACGGACCAACACTTCCTTACAAGGAGCAGGGAGGGCAGAACGATGACGTTCCTGGGCAGGATCATGAAAGACTGGTCGGTTGCGGCCAAAGGGATTGCCGTTGATGAGCGTACTGCCGTTTGCATTGATAAAGAAGGAACAGCTAAGATTTTCGGTTCATCAAAAGCGTACTTTTTACTGACTGATAGTTCGAAAAAACCTGAGCAGTTTCAGGTTGGTCAGAAAGTTACCTGGTCTGATAACGAAAAAGCGGTACGTGTTTACGAAATAACCGGGAGCAACAGTGGCGCAGGCTCGGTAAATACAGTTAGCTTTGATGTGGATTCTTTTTCCGGAGGCACCTGGTATTATTGGTATATAGCAAATGGAGTCTTATTTAAAAAACAATTATAG
- a CDS encoding Fur family transcriptional regulator, whose protein sequence is MGERSNDNVILLLKNKGLSVTYSRKLLLETFLATNVAVSQLKLCKIFNGQLDKATIYRTLRLFVKKKLLYVVPTTDLSIAYAFYADQSASTLNGHSHFICEKCNKTFYLNGVNIPPISLPPHLNVTRSETFIYGICNECKKSRQSKLINP, encoded by the coding sequence ATGGGAGAACGATCAAATGATAATGTGATACTTTTATTAAAAAATAAGGGATTATCCGTTACCTATTCCCGCAAACTGCTCCTGGAGACCTTTCTGGCTACTAACGTTGCTGTCAGTCAGCTAAAGTTATGTAAGATCTTTAACGGCCAGCTGGACAAAGCTACTATCTACAGAACGCTCCGGCTTTTTGTGAAGAAAAAGCTATTGTACGTGGTTCCTACAACAGACCTGAGTATTGCATATGCTTTCTATGCAGACCAGTCTGCATCAACACTGAACGGGCATTCCCATTTTATATGTGAGAAATGTAATAAAACTTTTTACCTGAACGGGGTAAACATCCCCCCGATCAGCTTACCGCCGCATTTAAACGTAACCAGATCCGAAACTTTCATTTACGGCATCTGTAATGAATGTAAAAAAAGCAGGCAGTCAAAATTGATCAATCCGTAG
- a CDS encoding RagB/SusD family nutrient uptake outer membrane protein, with product MINKTTVNIYIVLFTIFAAASCTKLDLKPTDVIDPSKAFRNVSDVNMGLIGVYALVDYDQISLNSTVSDEAMYPTENTVGNSDAFRWLYTPSSGSVTSFYYTGYTAIDRVNRTLEGLEKLTISNADAPLANQYKGELLALRAYFHFELLRAYASAYESGAMGVPYMKASAIGYPARDNFEVVIADAKADLSAAKDLIPASFNDKTRITRAAVAALQARIALYEKKWSEAVTYANEVIDAQPLASKSQFPGIWTDANDNEVIWKAKRVGTTGSRVGGFYYREQGGIVLYAPAFKLIHLFDTTNDVRAKAYITYDPSRTGLKSKYRVSKYIGGTASAPGLTDIKLFRTGEVYLIKAEAQAEGSNWADGAATLNALRAQRIRNYTNAAFAGKEALITAIMEERFKELAFEGHRFYDLRRRGLSVQRLPEDAVNASGAVTLAPTAAQYAFPVPATEVLINKATKQNPGY from the coding sequence ATGATCAATAAAACAACTGTTAATATCTATATAGTACTGTTTACAATTTTTGCAGCCGCTTCCTGTACTAAATTAGACCTGAAGCCGACCGATGTCATAGATCCTTCCAAGGCATTCAGAAATGTGTCTGATGTAAATATGGGTTTGATAGGCGTATATGCCCTGGTGGATTATGATCAGATCAGCCTGAATAGTACGGTTTCTGATGAAGCCATGTACCCAACGGAAAATACAGTAGGCAACAGCGATGCGTTCCGGTGGTTGTATACGCCCAGCAGCGGCTCTGTCACGTCTTTTTACTATACGGGCTATACGGCTATTGACCGGGTGAACAGGACCCTGGAAGGGTTAGAAAAACTAACGATCAGCAATGCGGATGCCCCGCTTGCAAACCAGTACAAAGGAGAACTTTTAGCATTAAGGGCCTATTTTCATTTTGAGCTGCTGAGAGCATATGCTTCCGCCTACGAAAGCGGCGCAATGGGTGTGCCTTATATGAAAGCCTCAGCGATCGGCTATCCTGCCAGGGATAATTTTGAAGTAGTGATTGCGGATGCTAAGGCAGACCTGTCGGCAGCAAAAGACCTGATCCCTGCATCTTTCAATGATAAAACGCGGATCACTAGGGCTGCGGTTGCTGCTCTCCAGGCAAGGATCGCTTTATACGAAAAGAAATGGAGCGAAGCCGTTACCTATGCCAATGAGGTCATTGATGCACAGCCGTTGGCCTCTAAAAGCCAGTTTCCCGGCATCTGGACGGATGCCAATGACAATGAAGTCATCTGGAAAGCAAAAAGAGTGGGAACAACCGGTTCACGGGTCGGAGGTTTTTATTACAGGGAACAGGGCGGAATTGTATTGTACGCACCTGCCTTTAAATTGATCCATTTATTTGATACCACCAATGATGTCAGGGCAAAGGCCTATATCACATACGATCCGTCCAGGACCGGTCTCAAATCAAAATACCGCGTCAGTAAATACATCGGGGGAACGGCTTCAGCTCCGGGGTTAACAGATATTAAACTATTCCGCACCGGCGAGGTGTATCTTATAAAAGCAGAAGCGCAGGCAGAAGGAAGTAACTGGGCGGATGGTGCAGCCACTTTAAATGCATTAAGAGCACAACGCATCCGTAATTATACAAATGCTGCTTTTGCAGGTAAAGAAGCGTTGATTACGGCTATTATGGAGGAACGGTTTAAAGAGCTTGCTTTTGAAGGTCACCGGTTTTACGACTTAAGGCGCAGAGGATTGAGCGTTCAGCGGTTGCCTGAAGACGCAGTAAATGCCTCTGGTGCGGTAACACTGGCGCCAACAGCGGCACAATATGCATTTCCTGTTCCTGCAACTGAGGTATTGATCAATAAAGCAACGAAACAAAATCCCGGTTATTGA